A single window of Lutzomyia longipalpis isolate SR_M1_2022 chromosome 1, ASM2433408v1 DNA harbors:
- the LOC129785974 gene encoding high affinity cGMP-specific 3',5'-cyclic phosphodiesterase 9A: MFKEQNCGAHSGGGGLSVDSKLIADVCHIVERLQHLEHSLWRTPQSVTDTPPTEQDEVDKRRIQRLLERFRKYNHPRDPPGAMSTERVSGNSDMVAQQLSSVSTTRGSQLDTASSAMSSGATEDNPTDDQRTKECDREPLVISEEDIRALVRDLKRKIEYTESMNWLCLSKRPMGPPQRKSSIPKHTEVKKKFLEICDTALSDEVKAALRLPAFDSYEWEDADVLHLMQTMFLELGLVNHFNLPLVTLREWLYEVYKHYNDVPFHNFRHCFCVAQMMYAIIWQTDLFSRLGYLEILILLVSCICHDLDHPGYNNIYQINARTELALRYNDISPLENHHCSIAFRLLEHPDCNIFKNLSKDTFKEIREGIIRCILATDMARHNEIQAAFKDISPIFDYSNKAHTNLLCMVLIKVADISNEARPMEVAEPWLDRLLQEFFAQSAAEKNEGLPVTPFMDPDKISKNGSQVRFIGAVLLPLFEALGEILPELNDFIINPVRVALDYYKRLNDAQTRSRRSLVETENSSEGGSPPLPRSQSGMSMRSRRSIPSQKSNSRTSVDEPLCIAAELHDLPEGSESGDSETATEVEVAEKTSKFKVDTESSGRSKSTQTSKRQVSKEKRPSMCVEMYCNRMRGSYGNIHTHHPHRTPFGSNRAVSLDQYQNRRMSDGLQAVTSDTAVYYAHHQQQQLLQRHNLAMEHDAIAERAGEFTNGCGQTEKSKSLPAHEMRLGKMSGSSTQYHTNSVASGARNIISRLRQLTGRFGLSFDRDSKRLPPAGTAGSTMTTASVSPSKNNNAGTPKADGFCCNLSHRSVSPNLKCRGDVFLVNSSRNRAYSLDVPIKHRYSSSSSSRKSSASNKNDDDGAGATAGGRFQHEGTACVRLPETPPMASMGPNDTGGGGNPDNNNI; this comes from the exons ATGTTCAAGGAGCAAAATTGTGGCGCACATTCCGGTGGCGGTGGCCTAAGCGTTGATAGCAAATTAATCGCCGACGTGTGTCACATAGTTGAACGCCTGCAGCACCTGGAACACTCTCTGTGGAGAACACCACAGAGCGTGACCGACACTCCACCGACTGAGCAAGATGAGGTAGACAAAAGACGAATACAGAGACTCTTGGAGCGCTTTAGGAAGTACAATCACCCGCGTGATCCGCCGGGTGCCATGAGTACCGAAAGGGTGTCCGGAAATTCTGACATGGTGGCACAACAACTCAGCTCGGTGTCCACCACAAGGGGAAGTCAGCTGGACACGGCATCCTCTGCAATGAGTAGCGGTGCAACTGAGGACAATCCTACCGATGATCAGAGGACCAAAGAGTGTGATAGGGAACCTCTTGTAATTTCAGAGGAGGATATTCGAGCGCTCGTTAGAGATCTCAAAAGGAAGATAGAGTACACCGAAAGTATGAATTGGCTAT GTCTTTCGAAACGTCCAATGGGCCCGCCACAGCGAAAAAGTAGCATACCTAAACATACGGaggttaaaaagaaatttttagaaatctGTGATACGGCTCTGTCCGATGAGGTGAAAGCCGCCCTACGACTGCCCGCTTTCGATTCGTATGAGTGGGAGGATGCGGATGTTTTGCACCTAATGCAAACCATGTTCCTCGAGTTGGGTCTGGTCAATCACTTCAATTTACCATTGGTCACCCTCCGCGAATGGCTCTACGAGGTCTACAAGCACTACAATGATGTGCCATTTCACAATTTCCGCCACTGCTTCTGTGTTGCCCAAATG ATGTATGCGATTATATGGCAAACAGATTTATTCTCAAGATTGGGCTACTTGGAAATCCTCATTCTGCTTGTTTCCTGCATTTGTCACGACTTGGATCATCCTGGTTACaataatatttatcaaataaatgcAAGGACAGAACTAGCTTTAAG ATATAATGACATATCACCATTGGAGAATCATCACTGCTCAATTGCGTTTAGACTGTTGGAACATCCAGATTGTAATATCTTCAAGAATCTCAGTAAGGATACATTCAa GGAAATTCGCGAAGGAATCATTAGGTGCATTTTAGCAACTGATATGGCACGTCACAATGAGATCCAGGCCGCATTCAAGGATATCAGCCCAATTTTCGACTATTCCAATAAGGCGCACACGAATTTATTGTGCATGGTGCTAATCAAAGTGGCGGACATATCCAATGAGGCACGTCCAATGGAGGTTGCAGAGCCATGGCTGGACCGGCTACTGCAGGAATTCTTTGCACAGAGTGCCGCGGAAAAGAATGAAGGTCTCCCGGTGACACCATTTATGGATCCGGACAAAATCAGCAAGAACGGAAGTCAAGTTCGCTTCATAGGTGCAGTATTGCTACCCCTATTTGAAGCTCTCGGCGAAATACTACCCGAACTCAATGATTTCATCATAAATCCCGTACGTGTGGCACTGGACTACTACAAACGACTCAATGATGCGCAAACGCGTTCACGAAGATCCCTCGTGGAGACAGAAAATTCATCTGAGGGTGGATCTCCGCCATTGCCACGATCCCAGAGTGGCATGAGCATGAGATCCCGACGCAGCATTCCATCACAAAAGTCCAATTCTCGCACATCTGTGGATGAACCCCTTTGCATTGCAGCCGAGTTGCATGATCTTCCAGAGGGCAGTGAGAGTGGTGACTCCGAAACAGCCACAGAAGTTgag GTCGCGGAGAAGACGTCAAAGTTCAAAGTGGACACAGAGAGCAGTGGTCGAAGTAAATCGACACAGACAAGTAAACGGCAGGTCAGCAAAGAGAAGCGACCATCGATGTGCGTTGAGATGTACTGCAATCGCATGAGGGGCTCCTATGGCAACATCCATACTCATCATCCCCATAGGACACCCTTTGGATCAAATAGGGCCGTGAGTTTGGATCAATATCAGAATAGAAGGATGTCGGACGGACTGCAGGCGGTCACGAGCGACACAGCTGTCTACTATGCTCATCATCAGCAGCAGCAATTGCTGCAGCGTCACAATCTTGCAATGGAGCATGATGCAATTGCCGAGCGTGCGGGTGAATTTACAAATGGATGTGGTCAAACGGAGAAGAGCAAGAGTCTTCCGGCGCATGAGATGCGTCTGGGAAAGATGTCCGGATCATCGACACAGTACCACACAAATAGTGTAGCATCCGGTGCAAGGAATATCATTTCGCGTTTGCGACAGCTCACAGGACGTTTTGGTTTGAGCTTCGATCGAGATTCAAAACGACTACCGCCGGCTGGCACGGCGGGATCCACCATGACTACGGCGTCTGTCTCACCGTCAAAGAACAACAACGCTGGCACCCCAAAGGCTGATGGGTTTTGTTGTAATTTGTCCCATAGGAGTGTATCACCGAATCTCAAGTGTCGCGGTGATGTCTTCCTCGTTAATTCTTCCCGCAATCGCGCCTACAGTCTCGATGTGCCGATTAAGCATCGCTACAGCAGTAGCAGTTCCAGCCGCAAAAGTTCGGCATCCAACAAGAATGACGATGATGGTGCTGGAGCCACCGCGGGCGGTCGGTTCCAGCACGAGGGTACCGCATGCGTACGACTCCCGGAGACGCCGCCAATGGCATCCATGGGACCCAATGATACCGGTGGCGGTGGGAACCCggataataataatatttga